Proteins from one Amycolatopsis endophytica genomic window:
- a CDS encoding LacI family DNA-binding transcriptional regulator codes for MASIRDVAKAAGVSTATVARVLNGGAPVSPDRTERVLRAVEELDYVSHGVAASLSRGRTKLVGLLVSDIANPFTAQVARGLEDEAVRHGYQVLIASSDFDSEREAQVLTSFARRTVDAVALLSSSGVGEGVARLVRNGIPTVFVDRRPPDLGHIPLVRTDSLSAAREAVRYLIDLGHTDLGMISGPHGMPTAAQRLAGFREACESAGLTVRPECVREGFLGRQGGYRAMCEVLDLGRRPTAVFSFNNVLAIGALQAVRERGVRIPDDLSLVTFDDTDLFPFVDPPITAIEQPAHDIGAQAGRVLFALLDGAETGGEDVVLPTKFHVRGSCDRPRR; via the coding sequence ATGGCGAGCATCCGGGACGTGGCGAAGGCCGCCGGCGTGTCGACCGCGACGGTCGCGCGCGTCCTCAACGGCGGCGCGCCGGTCAGCCCGGACCGCACGGAGCGGGTGCTGCGGGCGGTCGAGGAGCTGGACTACGTCAGCCACGGCGTTGCCGCCAGCCTGTCCCGCGGCCGCACGAAGCTGGTCGGCCTGCTGGTCTCCGACATCGCCAACCCGTTCACCGCGCAGGTCGCGCGCGGTCTGGAGGACGAAGCGGTGCGGCACGGCTACCAGGTGCTCATCGCCAGCTCGGACTTCGACTCCGAGCGCGAAGCGCAGGTGCTCACCTCCTTCGCGCGCCGCACCGTGGACGCCGTGGCGCTGCTGTCCTCCAGCGGGGTCGGCGAAGGGGTCGCCCGCTTGGTGCGCAACGGGATTCCCACGGTGTTCGTCGACCGGCGGCCGCCGGACCTCGGCCACATCCCGCTGGTGCGGACCGACAGCCTCAGTGCCGCGCGCGAAGCCGTGCGGTACCTGATCGACCTGGGGCACACCGATCTCGGGATGATCTCCGGCCCGCACGGGATGCCGACGGCGGCGCAGCGGCTCGCCGGGTTCCGCGAAGCCTGCGAGTCGGCCGGGCTCACCGTCCGCCCCGAGTGCGTGCGCGAGGGATTTCTCGGCAGGCAGGGCGGTTACCGGGCGATGTGCGAGGTTCTCGACCTCGGGCGGCGGCCGACGGCGGTGTTCTCCTTCAACAACGTGCTGGCGATCGGCGCCCTGCAGGCGGTGCGGGAACGCGGCGTCCGGATCCCGGACGACCTGTCGCTGGTCACCTTCGACGACACCGACCTCTTCCCGTTCGTCGACCCGCCGATCACGGCGATCGAGCAGCCCGCCCACGACATCGGGGCGCAGGCGGGGCGGGTGCTGTTCGCACTGCTCGATGGCGCGGAGACCGGCGGCGAAGACGTGGTGCTCCCGACGAAGTTCCACGTCCGCGGCTCATGCGACCGCCCGCGGCGCTGA
- a CDS encoding response regulator transcription factor, translating into MRILLVEDERRLAEALRAGLIAEGYAVDVAHNGRDALWHATEHPYAAIILDIMLPGLNGYRVCRRLRDQGNSTPILMLTAKDGEDDEIEALDTGADDFLPKPFSYNILLSRLRALIRRGGATRPGILKLGDLELDQAGRTCRRGGADIVLTGKEFALLAYLMQRPGQVVTKAELLDNLWDFAATATANLVEVHVSALRRKIDLPFGAETIRTVRGAGYHVVAAGA; encoded by the coding sequence ATGCGGATCTTGCTCGTCGAGGATGAGCGGCGGCTGGCCGAAGCGTTGCGGGCCGGGCTCATCGCCGAGGGGTACGCCGTCGACGTCGCCCACAACGGGCGGGACGCGCTCTGGCACGCCACCGAACACCCCTACGCCGCGATCATCCTCGACATCATGCTGCCCGGCCTCAACGGCTACCGCGTCTGCCGCCGCCTGCGGGACCAGGGCAACAGCACTCCCATCCTGATGCTCACCGCCAAGGACGGCGAGGACGACGAGATCGAGGCACTCGACACCGGCGCCGACGACTTCCTCCCCAAGCCCTTCTCCTACAACATCCTCCTCTCCCGTCTGCGCGCGCTCATCCGCCGCGGCGGCGCCACCCGGCCGGGAATCCTCAAACTGGGGGACCTCGAACTCGACCAGGCCGGCCGAACCTGCCGGCGCGGCGGCGCCGACATCGTCCTCACCGGCAAGGAATTCGCCCTCCTCGCCTACCTCATGCAGCGGCCAGGGCAGGTCGTGACCAAGGCCGAACTCCTGGACAACCTGTGGGATTTCGCCGCCACCGCGACGGCCAATCTCGTCGAGGTCCACGTCAGCGCCCTGCGCCGCAAGATCGACCTGCCCTTCGGCGCCGAAACCATCCGGACGGTTCGCGGCGCCGGCTACCACGTGGTGGCGGCGGGTGCCTAG
- a CDS encoding FAD-dependent oxidoreductase: protein MTPDVVVVGGGSAGVAAAVSAAEEGARTLLVEASGAVGGTLAWQWLEHSAGFHDVHGTQVTGGIGQRLVDRLVLAGGSPGHVPDDVGYTATRTPVDHATLALTQSILLDEAGVEVWLQSMPCGFRDGSLVVRTPAGSRTLRAPALVDATGDAAVAALAGAPMQPDTAETQPASLAFKVGGVDVPALLDYLRAHPSEVRAGSVIADADAEHANVWGLGTLLREGRDRGLLSLHRTELHLAAWSRRGEVVLNLTRTPVAAGDGWLGAAHARLSRQVLDIVGWLRAMVPGFGACFLTAVGDRVGVRESRRVVGAYTMTGADVHHGARFPDAIGRGAFPVDVHSATAPGLSHTDGVGAGYEIPLRALQVPDVPNLLVAGRCVSSTHEANGTLRITATCFVTGEAAGVAAATAAAEGVPPVKVAPAPVRERLRGRGAILDSEP from the coding sequence ATGACCCCGGATGTCGTGGTGGTGGGCGGTGGTTCGGCCGGGGTGGCGGCCGCCGTGTCGGCCGCGGAGGAAGGCGCGCGGACTCTGCTCGTCGAGGCGTCCGGGGCGGTCGGTGGGACGTTGGCGTGGCAGTGGCTGGAACATTCCGCGGGCTTCCACGACGTGCACGGCACGCAGGTCACCGGCGGGATCGGGCAGCGGCTGGTGGACCGGCTGGTGCTGGCCGGTGGTTCCCCGGGGCACGTGCCCGACGACGTCGGCTACACCGCCACCCGCACGCCGGTCGACCACGCGACGCTGGCCCTGACCCAGTCGATCCTGCTCGACGAGGCCGGGGTGGAGGTGTGGTTGCAGTCGATGCCCTGTGGTTTCCGGGACGGTTCCCTGGTCGTGCGGACGCCGGCGGGCTCGCGGACGCTGCGTGCTCCGGCGCTCGTCGACGCCACCGGCGATGCCGCTGTCGCCGCGCTCGCCGGAGCGCCGATGCAGCCCGACACGGCGGAGACACAACCGGCTTCACTGGCGTTCAAGGTCGGCGGGGTGGATGTCCCCGCCCTGCTGGACTACCTCCGCGCACACCCTTCGGAGGTCCGTGCGGGCAGCGTGATCGCGGACGCCGACGCCGAGCACGCGAACGTGTGGGGTCTGGGCACGCTCCTGCGCGAGGGCCGGGACCGTGGCTTGCTTTCCTTGCATCGCACGGAGTTGCACCTGGCCGCGTGGTCCCGCCGGGGTGAGGTGGTGCTCAACCTGACCCGCACCCCGGTCGCGGCGGGAGACGGCTGGCTCGGCGCCGCGCATGCCCGGCTTTCCCGGCAGGTGCTGGACATCGTGGGCTGGCTGCGCGCGATGGTTCCCGGCTTCGGCGCGTGTTTCCTGACGGCGGTGGGAGACCGGGTGGGCGTGCGCGAGTCCCGCCGGGTCGTCGGCGCCTACACCATGACCGGTGCGGACGTGCACCACGGCGCCCGCTTCCCGGACGCGATCGGGCGCGGCGCCTTCCCCGTGGACGTGCACTCGGCGACCGCGCCGGGCCTGTCGCACACCGACGGCGTCGGCGCGGGGTACGAAATCCCCCTGCGGGCACTGCAGGTTCCCGACGTGCCGAACCTGCTCGTCGCCGGACGTTGCGTGTCCTCCACCCACGAGGCCAACGGGACCCTCCGGATCACCGCGACCTGCTTCGTCACCGGCGAGGCCGCCGGCGTCGCCGCCGCGACCGCCGCCGCCGAGGGCGTGCCACCCGTGAAGGTGGCCCCGGCGCCGGTCCGGGAACGCCTGCGCGGACGGGGCGCGATCCTCGATAGTGAGCCCTGA
- a CDS encoding SRPBCC family protein, whose protein sequence is MCVTQAEPGATGRIEIGADPARVYRLVSDPGVLAELSEEYTGFRWLGGNAGARVGARFRGVNRRGLRRWSTVSTITDADEGRRFAFEVRSMSVIPVSRWQYDFAATGEGCVVTESTWDRRPGWFRFPSALATGGWRRAADNRVNIATTLRRLKERAERD, encoded by the coding sequence GTGTGCGTGACGCAGGCGGAACCCGGTGCGACGGGACGGATCGAGATCGGGGCCGATCCCGCGCGGGTCTACCGGTTGGTGAGTGATCCGGGGGTGCTCGCGGAGCTGTCCGAGGAGTACACCGGTTTCCGGTGGCTGGGCGGAAACGCGGGCGCGCGGGTGGGGGCGCGGTTCCGGGGCGTCAACCGTCGCGGGTTGCGCCGCTGGAGCACCGTCAGCACGATCACCGACGCCGACGAGGGCAGGCGGTTCGCGTTCGAGGTGCGCTCGATGAGCGTCATCCCGGTCTCGCGCTGGCAGTACGACTTCGCAGCGACCGGTGAGGGCTGCGTCGTCACCGAAAGCACATGGGACAGGCGGCCCGGCTGGTTCCGGTTCCCCAGTGCGCTGGCCACCGGCGGGTGGCGGCGAGCGGCCGACAACCGCGTCAACATCGCCACCACCCTGCGGCGGCTGAAAGAGCGCGCCGAGCGGGACTGA
- a CDS encoding dihydrodipicolinate synthase family protein: MTLDLHGIIPPLVSPFTAAEEPDLGALRAEVRYHLDLGVHGLCVTGSTGDGQMLSAEDSVALAAAAVEETAGRVPVIAGIIRDSTKEVIRYGKAIAATGVDALQVTPVHYLFQPDEDTTVEYYRRIAGETGKPIVIYNVIPYALIPATTVARVLNEVPEVVGVKQSGGNIHQLADLLHMAPEGGAVLTAVDDLLYPSYLLGARGAISATLTVVPELCLAQWDAVRRGDHQAALDLHNKQLPVWRAIDGPNMTARIKVALALQGRDGGHSLSPLTPVSAAEREALRAALVAADVKLA; this comes from the coding sequence ATGACCCTCGATCTGCACGGCATCATCCCGCCGCTGGTCAGCCCGTTCACCGCGGCCGAGGAGCCGGACCTCGGCGCCCTGCGCGCGGAGGTCCGCTACCACCTCGACCTCGGCGTGCACGGCCTGTGCGTCACGGGCAGCACCGGGGACGGCCAGATGCTGTCGGCCGAGGACTCGGTGGCCCTCGCCGCGGCGGCGGTCGAGGAGACCGCGGGCCGCGTGCCGGTGATCGCCGGGATCATCCGGGACAGCACCAAGGAAGTGATCCGCTACGGGAAGGCGATCGCCGCCACCGGCGTCGACGCGCTGCAGGTGACCCCGGTGCACTACCTCTTCCAGCCGGACGAGGACACGACCGTCGAGTACTACCGGCGCATCGCCGGCGAGACCGGCAAGCCGATCGTGATCTACAACGTGATCCCGTACGCGCTCATCCCCGCCACCACGGTCGCGCGCGTGCTGAACGAGGTGCCGGAGGTCGTCGGCGTGAAGCAGTCCGGTGGCAACATCCACCAGCTCGCCGACCTGCTGCACATGGCGCCCGAAGGCGGCGCGGTGCTCACCGCGGTCGACGACCTGCTGTACCCGAGTTACCTGCTCGGCGCGCGGGGCGCGATCAGCGCGACCCTCACCGTCGTGCCCGAGCTGTGCCTGGCGCAGTGGGACGCCGTGCGGCGCGGCGACCACCAGGCCGCGCTCGACCTGCACAACAAGCAGCTGCCGGTGTGGCGCGCGATCGACGGCCCGAACATGACCGCACGGATCAAGGTCGCGCTCGCGTTGCAGGGCCGCGACGGCGGGCACTCGCTTTCGCCGCTCACGCCGGTGTCCGCGGCCGAGCGGGAGGCGCTCCGGGCCGCGCTCGTCGCGGCGGACGTGAAGCTGGCCTGA
- a CDS encoding alpha/beta hydrolase, translating into MSVSSDHAAELAPRLNWLRRGDPSARTVVLMLPGGRARSHQRVHRHQLAYLRVAALGRAVARSAPEVPFLQLQYRFRGWNDGEADPLADAHWAMRKLAAERPGTSVVVIGHSMGGRVGLRLGDQVSGVCALAPWIVPGEPVCRAPGRAVIAHGTSDRWTDPRASHAYARRAGIPWYPVERSGHTMLRRSRTWRSLVTTFLATALT; encoded by the coding sequence GTGAGTGTGTCTTCCGATCATGCCGCCGAGCTCGCCCCCCGGCTGAACTGGCTGCGGCGCGGTGACCCGTCGGCGCGGACCGTGGTGCTGATGCTGCCGGGCGGCCGGGCCCGCAGCCACCAGCGGGTCCATCGCCACCAGCTGGCGTACCTGCGGGTGGCCGCCCTGGGACGGGCTGTCGCGCGGTCCGCGCCGGAGGTGCCGTTCCTGCAGCTGCAGTACCGGTTCCGCGGCTGGAACGACGGGGAGGCGGATCCACTGGCGGACGCGCACTGGGCGATGCGGAAGCTGGCCGCCGAACGCCCAGGGACGTCCGTCGTCGTGATCGGGCATTCGATGGGCGGCCGGGTCGGGCTCCGGCTGGGAGACCAGGTGAGTGGTGTCTGCGCGCTCGCGCCGTGGATCGTCCCGGGCGAACCGGTGTGCCGGGCGCCCGGCAGGGCGGTGATCGCCCACGGCACGTCCGACCGGTGGACGGATCCGCGTGCCTCGCACGCCTACGCGCGGCGGGCCGGGATTCCGTGGTACCCGGTGGAACGCAGCGGGCACACCATGCTCCGCCGCAGCCGGACATGGCGCTCGCTCGTCACGACGTTCCTGGCCACAGCCCTGACCTGA
- a CDS encoding MFS transporter, whose amino-acid sequence MAVESSTGTERAAPPRPRGRNVRWAVISAVTVLTITSYLDRGNLSVAAPVIRDDLGFSATQMGLVLSAFVWPYAIMNLPAGWAIDRFGPKIIMSVAAVMWSIAGAVTGLARSVASFVGLRVLLGVSEAPLFPGALKATDEWFPDHEKARATSVYIAATQVGLAIAPPITTALLIAVGWQMMFVLIGGLGLIGVACWWFAYRHPDRHPRVSREELAYIKENQRGGGAAAESAAALGKQWVKLFRYSTIWWMIIGGFCLQYVFWFYITWLPSYLESAQHFSISAAGLLSALPYIAGGVAVVIGGRFSDLLVRRGMRAMDARRRTIAAGSLLTAIALAATAMSSGAAMAMTLLTIGMFTYSLTTASYWALASDVAQTSTMVGSIGSIQNFGGFLGGAFAPIATGIIVDRFGGFVPALIVAAVLLLVSVVSYGLLARKRLPV is encoded by the coding sequence ATGGCAGTCGAAAGCAGCACCGGCACGGAGCGCGCCGCCCCGCCCCGTCCGCGCGGACGGAACGTGCGCTGGGCCGTGATCAGCGCGGTCACCGTGCTGACCATCACCAGCTACCTCGATCGCGGCAACCTCTCCGTCGCCGCACCGGTGATCCGTGACGACCTCGGTTTCAGCGCCACGCAGATGGGGCTCGTGCTGTCGGCGTTCGTGTGGCCGTACGCGATCATGAACCTGCCCGCGGGCTGGGCGATCGACCGGTTCGGGCCGAAGATCATCATGTCCGTCGCGGCCGTGATGTGGTCGATCGCGGGCGCCGTCACCGGACTGGCCCGCAGCGTCGCGTCGTTCGTCGGGCTGCGGGTGCTGCTGGGCGTCTCCGAGGCGCCACTGTTCCCCGGCGCGCTGAAAGCGACCGACGAATGGTTCCCCGACCACGAAAAGGCACGCGCCACCAGCGTCTACATCGCGGCGACCCAGGTCGGGCTGGCGATCGCGCCGCCGATCACCACCGCGCTGCTGATCGCGGTGGGCTGGCAGATGATGTTCGTGCTGATCGGCGGGCTGGGCCTGATCGGTGTGGCGTGCTGGTGGTTCGCCTACCGGCACCCGGACCGGCATCCACGCGTCAGTCGCGAGGAACTGGCCTACATCAAGGAGAACCAGCGCGGTGGCGGCGCGGCGGCGGAATCCGCGGCGGCGCTGGGCAAGCAGTGGGTGAAGCTGTTCCGGTACTCCACGATCTGGTGGATGATCATCGGCGGATTCTGCCTGCAGTACGTGTTCTGGTTCTACATCACCTGGCTGCCCAGCTACCTGGAGTCGGCGCAGCACTTCTCGATCAGCGCGGCCGGCTTGCTCTCCGCGCTGCCCTACATCGCCGGTGGTGTCGCCGTGGTGATCGGTGGCCGGTTCTCGGACCTGTTGGTGCGGCGGGGAATGCGCGCGATGGACGCCCGGCGGCGCACGATCGCGGCCGGTTCGCTGCTCACCGCGATCGCACTGGCCGCCACCGCGATGAGCAGCGGCGCGGCCATGGCGATGACGTTGCTGACCATCGGGATGTTCACCTACAGCCTGACCACCGCCTCGTACTGGGCGCTGGCCTCCGATGTCGCGCAGACGTCCACGATGGTCGGTTCGATCGGCAGCATCCAGAACTTCGGCGGTTTTCTCGGTGGCGCCTTCGCGCCGATCGCGACGGGCATCATCGTGGACCGCTTCGGCGGGTTCGTCCCCGCGCTGATCGTGGCGGCCGTGCTGTTGCTGGTCAGCGTCGTGTCCTACGGTCTGCTCGCGCGGAAGCGGCTGCCGGTATGA